In Oncorhynchus gorbuscha isolate QuinsamMale2020 ecotype Even-year linkage group LG02, OgorEven_v1.0, whole genome shotgun sequence, a single genomic region encodes these proteins:
- the LOC123992648 gene encoding cadherin-related family member 5-like encodes MMQPQRPCLSRWRVLLWSTLLLLSPLRVTGHPYTIVEEGLPWEAGSGDQTVRRENWNPCLEGQDVFSTVRENSMMGEFIIELNTELTANDVVWNLTGEDADWFFLEGRSIRLKAPLDRVLDREVQGPVLMAALTCFEEDIVQSEYRIMVEILNENDNTPEFVESTIQPRSISELAEVNTVVFTVQATDADDDTIMYSIDQTSPDAAYFRVDLPNSGEVILAKPLDYETKTQLEITISALEINTAEKFNTSAILIVNILDRDDQYPHFLPCTPISNNQSNRVCTNPIYMVNITEGEQDILLDFSPGPINAVDGDRGLSTPLSYSILSGADGGHFVMDELTGEVRLTRGVENRLQTPTLHLQVMAYQRNDPLKYSVTTVVVCVVAVNHFPPQFSWPEYHGFVIEGDSPASLVNTYGNTVLLIQTQDRDFSDGINPNMHYSLRSSSNHTQFYHITQEGLLIARTNQLWPSQTHSLKVVAVDLESGEMDTALIKVEVLFEGQTVPQGQLGDGLLPGSCAVGKAMGMVILGLTLLGCTLYALQHVLQTYRGLKDPEDRGCIAQGKHPNVRLQCFQLVSHSSPMPVLDEVKFKKEGLSSSTSKLLGSQSIYSPADFNSSPLNVLPVAIPSTTYIQPILPSTTPTDPSHCPASPNSSHTPATTTTPELLTTSTQPLDNSSFNTPTLPTPTPNLMDEPLSTDRFSHTHPFPIAEEVGTPTQVEETPKDTHPPTSPTQQQVHTPLPPPIPINSPPHATPPTSITTPLPLSPAADPIHTPECTGDTHTPLLTPPCPEQDSVGTPPPKPTTGQAHIPVLTTPTPEQVGPPGYPEKCKLSTHSPETASIWDDDCFLGDEEAIRTSDDDEDEELVRLCFRVQPTFLITDYDNDITTEIPPSSGEDEGTENGEGVERAMELMEGDKGERGSDYMEGKGGHLESEAESLKQGNQSSQPCNTEQEVSVGQSEER; translated from the exons ATGATGCAGCCACAGAGGCCTTGTTTGTCCAGGTGGAGGGTCCTGCTCTGGTCCACACTACtcctcctcagtcccctcagagTCACAG GGCATCCCTATACAATTGTAGAAGAGGGCTTGCCTTGGGAGGCCGGGAGTGGTGACCAAACTGTGAGACGAGAAAATT GGAACCCATGTCTGGAGGGCCAGGATGTGTTTTCCACGGTTAGAGAGAACAGCATGATGGGAGAATTTATCATTGAGCTTAACACAGAGCTGACAGCCAATGATGTTGTCTGGAACCTAACTGGGGAGGATGCTGATTGGTTCTTCCTGGAAGGGCGGAGCATCAGACTCAAGGCCCCATTGGACAGAGTTCTGGACCGGGAG gttcAGGGCCCAGTCCTGATGGCAGCGTTGACCTGCTTTGAGGAGGACATTGTGCAG agtgagTACAGGATCATGGTGGAGATTCTGAATGAGAATGATAACACTCCTGAGTTTGTGGAGAGCACCATTCAGCCTCGCAGCATCAGTGAG CTGGCTGAGGTGAATACAGTGGTGTTTACAGTCCAGGCCACAGATGCAGATGATGACACCATCATGTACTCCATCGACCAGACCTCG CCTGATGCTGCATACTTCAGAGTGGATCTTCCTAACAGTGGAGAGGTGATACTGGCCAAGCCTCTGGACTACGAGACCAAAACACAACTAGAGATTACCATATCCGCTTTG GAGATTAACACTGCAGAGAAGTTCAACACCAGTGCCATCCTGATCGTGAATATCTTGGACAGAGACGACCAGTACCCACATTTCCTGCCATGCACGCCCATCTCCAACAACCAATCAAATCGTGTCTGCACCAATCCCATCTACATGGTTAACATCACAGAAGGCGAACAG GACATTCTTCTGGACTTCTCTCCCGGGCCAATCAATGCtgtggatggagacagaggcCTCAGTACACCTCTCAGCTACAGCATCctgtcag GGGCTGATGGCGGGCATTTCGTGATGGATGAGCTGACAGGGGAGGTGCGTCTGACAAgaggagtagagaacagactaCAGACACCCACACTACACCTCCAagtcatg gCATACCAGAGGAATGACCCTTTGAAGTATTCAGTTACCACAGTGGTGGTCTGTGTTGTTGCTGTCAACCACTTTCCTCCTCAGTTCAGTTGGCCTGAATACCATGGCTTTGTCATTGAAGGCGACAGCCCTGCCTCACTGGTCAACACTTACGGCAACACTGTGCTGCTGATACAGACACAGGACAGGGACTTCTCTGAt GGCATCAATCCCAATATGCACTACTCCCTGAGGTCCTCGTCCAATCACACACAGTTCTACCACATCACACAGGAGGGGCTTCTGATCGCCAGAACCAATCAGCTATggccatcacagacacacagtctgaag GTAGTGGCTGTGGATTTGGAGTCAGGTGAAATGGACACGGCTCTCATAAAGGTGGAGGTGCTGTTTGAAGGAcaaacag ttcctcagggCCAATTGGGGGATGGGCTTCTTCCTGGTAGCTGTGCAGTGGGCAAGGCTATGGGTATGGTCATCCTGGGGCTGACTCTGTTAGGCTGCACTCTGTATGCACTGCAGCATGTACTCCAGACATACAGAGGACTGAAGGACCCAGAGGACAGGGGCTGTATAGCCCAGGGGAAGCACCCCAACGTG AGATTACAATGCTTCCAACTG GTGAGTCACAGTAGTCCCATGCCAGTACTGGAtgaggtgaaatttaaaaaagagGGTCTGAGCAGCTCCACCTCCAAGCTACTGGGCAGTCAGAGCATCTACAGTCCTGCAGACTTCAACTCTTCTCCACTCAATGTTTTACCTGTAGCTATACCCTCAACGACCTACATCCAGCCTATACTACCCAGCACCACTCCTACAGACCCCAGTCATTGCCCTGCTTCACCCAACTCCTCCCATACACCTGCTACAACCACCACACCTGAACTACTCACAACATCCACTCAACCCTTGGACAACTCTAGCTTTAACACACCCACACTCCCCACACCTACCCCGAATCTGATGGATGAACCTTTATCTACAGACAGATTTTCACATACACACCCCTTCCCTATTGCAGAAGAGGTAGGTACACCCACTCAGGTAGAAGAGACTCCTAAagacacccacccacctacctcaCCTACCCAacagcaggtacacacaccttTACCTCCTCCCATTCCTATCAACTCACCCCCCCATGCCACCCCACCTACCTCAATTAccacacctctccctctttcacctGCTGCAGACCCAATACACACTCCAGAGTGTACAGGAGATACTCACACACCTTTACTTACTCCACCCTGTCCAGAGCAGGACAGCGTTGGGACACCCCCACCTAAACCCACTACAGGGCAGGCACACATACCTGTACTGACCACGCCCACCCCAGAGCAGGTAGGACCACCAGGGTACCCTGAGAAGTGCAAACTCTCCACACACAGCCCTGAGACAGCCTCCATTTGGGATGATGACTGCTTCCTGGGGGATGAGGAGGCCATCAGGAccagtgatgatgatgaggatgaagagCTGGTGAGACTCTGTTTTCGAGTACAGCCCACATTCCTGATAACAGACTATGACAATGACATCACTACTGAGATCCCCCCTAGCAGTGGAGAGGACGAGGGGACTGAAAATGGCGAAGGAGTGGAGAGAGCGATGGAATTGATGGAGggagacaagggagagagaggcagtgattATATGGAAGGAAAGGGGGGTCATTTGGAGAGCGAAGCAGAGAGCTTGAAACAGGGGAATCAATCATCTCAACCCTGTAATACCGAGCAGGAAGTATCAGTGGGCCAAtcagaggagagatag